In Nymphaea colorata isolate Beijing-Zhang1983 chromosome 13, ASM883128v2, whole genome shotgun sequence, one DNA window encodes the following:
- the LOC116267132 gene encoding probable membrane-associated kinase regulator 2, protein MRERRMVLFSLLSKARLLCPEAKGGHPLSPRLALGCPTTINTTTKLFYNYPVLAFSPLALPTMEVFSMLRYWRGGGGGGGGGGGGGSAGTPATTISATALQPSYDDGPFFDLEFSVPDEEEGRSSNSSSTTSSGGDGEGAEDEEARDSLTEIKSFDVTVSDNGQTDSNHSPAAEDDDEELFIKGRLVPLEPSGAAVIFNDESQGKQAQFPVSFLKSATRFRVFFLGLKKHPQLPAANSAAAAATVTPPAESPAGETAEDIASTKAKQHQSRFFTVKLKVEEAPLASLFTRDNSRSGSKAKDTPESGGDSGQAQPGGLTEEAKRAKVVMQRYLKAIKPLYERVSKKHGEKVSISGHLSLATPAKPASPEAAPETTPASAAPAAPPSRQGSLPAGLRVVYKRLGKSRSASASAAPTVFVQSQRRDDSLLQQQDGIQSAIAHCKRSLKSVNEPPPSSNSQKEKVEERNRETGGDSTY, encoded by the exons atgagGGAGAGACGGATGGTGCTATTCTCGCTACTGTCAAAAGCCCGCTTGCTCTGCCCTGAGGCAAAAGGAGGCCATCCTCTGTCACCACGTTTAGCCCTCGGCTGCCCCACCACCATTAACACCACCACCAAGCTCTTTTACAACTATCCTGTACTTGCCTTCTCCCCTCTGGCTCTCCCAACTATGGAAGTTTTCAGTATGCTGAGGTACTggcggggaggaggaggaggaggtggtggtggtggtggtggaggtagTGCTGGTACTCCTGCCACCACCATCTCCGCCACCGCCTTGCAGCCGAGCTATGACGATGGGCCATTTTTCGACCTGGAGTTCTCCGTCCCGGACGAGGAAGAGGGGAGGAGCAGCAATAGCAGCAGCACCACGAGCAGCGGAGGGGATGGGGAAGGTGCAGAGGATGAGGAGGCCAGGGACTCTTTAACGGAGATCAAGTCGTTTGACGTCACCGTGTCGGATAACGGGCAGACGGACTCGAACCACTCGCCCGCTGCTGAGGACGACGACGAGGAGCTCTTTATCAAGGGACGGCTTGTCCCTCTGGAGCCCTCCGGGGCGGCCGTAATCTTCAACGACGAGTCTCAAGGGAAACAGGCTCAGTTTCCCGTGTCTTTCCTGAAGTCAGCCACTAGGTTCAGGGTTTTCTTCCTGGGCCTGAAGAAACACCCTCAGCTTCCAGCCGCCAactccgccgccgccgccgctacaGTGACTCCTCCGGCTGAGTCCCCCGCCGGAGAAACGGCTGAGGATATCGCGTCGACGAAGGCGAAGCAGCACCAAAGCCGGTTCTTTACTGTGAAGCTCAAGGTGGAGGAGGCACCTTTGGCGTCACTTTTCACGAGGGATAACTCGCGGAGCGGGAGCAAGGCCAAGGACACGCCGGAGTCGGGTGGAGATTCCGGCCAAGCACAGCCGGGCGGCCTCACGGAGGAGGCGAAGCGGGCGAAGGTAGTCATGCAGCGGTATCTGAAGGCGATCAAGCCACTGTACGAGCGCGTCTCCAAGAAGCACGGCGAGAAGGTGAGCATCTCCGGCCACCTGAGTCTTGCTACCCCGGCGAAGCCCGCGTCACCGGAGGCCGCACCTGAAACAACTCCGGCGTCCGCCGCCCCCGCCGCTCCTCCGTCGAGGCAGGGGAGCCTCCCGGCCGGACTCCGTGTCGTCTACAAGCGTCTCGGTAAGAGTCGCTCTGCATCGGCCTCCGCAGCCCCGACGGTGTTTGTGCAGTCGCAGAGGCGAGATGACTCGCTTCTGCAGCAGCAAGACGGGATCCAGAGCGCCATCGCTCACTGCAAGCGGTCGCTAAAATCCGTCAACG AGCCTCCGCCATCCTCGAACTCTCAGAAGGAGAAAGTGGAGGAACGGAACAGAGAAACCGGAGGCGATTCTACTTATTGA